In the genome of Oscarella lobularis chromosome 1, ooOscLobu1.1, whole genome shotgun sequence, one region contains:
- the LOC136194418 gene encoding ankyrin repeat domain-containing protein 17-like isoform X2, whose product MASATPAPIDTDSELAPPSPTVLAVDSPPTDPKQVDVATQARLEALLEAAGVVSSTEEARRALADPEILRRLTNSVSSALDEAAAALSRIRTENEQAEPRHAAAAEEGSGPPGGADDSTAAAPRRNSLADLYASGDVGALSRLLTDGKGLHDLSIEESDSLLSLACSAGYFELAQVLLAMRSGGNDEGFLKCDSTALMEAASAGHVDIVKLLKEHGADVNAQSEAGNTALTYAACGGFEDVVEVLLDAGAKIEEQNESGHTPLMEAASAGHVGVAKLLIEHGAKVNTPSNEFKETALTLAAYKGHADMVKFLLENGADKEHKTDEMHNALMEACMDGHVEVATILLNHGAQINMPVDGFEAPLTLAACGGHTDLARLLIDCGANLEELNDEGYTPLMEAAREGNDVMCLLVESGANVNAITEETQETPLSLACCGGVVEVATYLLDHGADIELGASTPIMEAAQEGHYDLVKVLLERGAKANAVSSNGDSALVLCCSNGHTDVAELLLNAGADLEHKAEGGRTPLMKAARAGHLSTTQFLISRGAVVNRKTANNDHTVLSLACAGGHLPIVELLLARGADPTHILKDSSTMLIEASKGGHVDVAALLLNHGSGHAAPPPPAAAATPSVKSKMQTAKSAQLTAKIKKSQKAPVIVVDDHPGPPKPSPVAPPSSSATSSIDAATFPSFASIPPTALYTGMGLTETDAIAMATELNRRFIPPPPTRSPPRLSVDEIEERISPEGQEKPRIASASAGAVTSSSTTTTSTSSSIINSLALESGAETLQQFALMAKKFAAAETATAATTSGDDAPGHGFNFTFNGAEGAGAGQVDSLEFATPDLPSEATAAALGLSGKGAGFQPAGVLAGAEEAQYDLGTFKPSFCTHDHRHHHHHHHHHHHHDSPQPQPQPQVEQQPPSSYERYMDTVDYPGLRRQPALPAGPPIDIDMQTESNHDTALTLACAGGHDDLVELLLRKGADLEHRDKKGYTPLILAATAGHSTTVDILLQHGAVIEAQSDRTKDTALSLACSGGRLEVVDILLAHNADYEHRNVSDYTPLSLAASGGFVNTIKTLLAHGAEINSRTGSKLGISPLMLAAMNGHTAAVKLLLDRGSDINAQIETNRNTALTLACFQGRHEVVQLLIDRRANIEHRAKTGLTPLMEAASGGYVEVGQILIHSGADANASPVPSSKDTALTIAADKGHGKFVELLLKRKAHFDVRNKKGASPLWLACNGGHYDVVQALVKAGADVDVEDNRKVSCLMAAFRKAHVKVVKYMVKVVNQFPNDSDLLRVISAMPDMELAKKSNLCRDIIVTARDRQAAEANRHANSLLRELAMERMKEENRKEAVARRRDKRKRQKQRRNQEKEERERAKMTQRTEPDGSETATTTPPAAAAATPFAGKVEVTTITAENEEEAVTAPAAATAAPTKAVSSSTARVSKRQQSKESKGSRRNRRLSSGANSVESSKPAASAATPSSPPQSHESSATASPRGKGVRRPEDGWKEVVRKSKRMVIPASVVNRIIGRGGVTLTAVREATGAHIDLDKARSAQERIVTIKGSTDAVRVASNTLTSLIREPDREVYDILPKQPAPPPPPPAPSSAATRRTRDPVPSSSSTTTSLPSSAVASAPMPPPVTPLHFPNVSSRQQQTKSQNVAVKFPAKTATTTTTTSKPAPVTVTVAAPMKPKFQPPVKTSRNFTAPSPVATTTTTTTTTAVAATTQKPPIKRQLFSTAAAAAPPTRQQRAAAVAAASAPSNRAQPPPSTQNRSNVSVTTQVVPSPVATPAWTPNRNVWNTGGSQKTVTITEAKPSAVSVATTMTSFTPLSHFEPLIPAASTSGSSSKAPSPLQSPSAVTTTTTTTAASPVGASPSSNQSKSPVPIPGPKTSQKPIGGERARESPSPSSGATEEKAVLPIGTERQQQQQIMEPVAMPNVSGSAVMSRGGVTMAAPTTTAIKAPKPIGTERRTARRSERAEPVPTAIVTPDSGRPSHTFNPPWGIPTFRPDAPVSWSLSGVPVPSQMAAAAAASLPAPPPPPPPVSHPHHGRMPHYGGLNSLATLLDKLSLTKHLDLFQQNEIDLDALMLMSEKDYAEIGLPKGPRIKLLNATRRRVDDTGSGSGEPFTSPLTSPSPVTSTPVAFAPYASSGSGELGGGVTTTQSSATATQATGQRWDSGSSSSGSGGGGGGMRSNAAAQTSTSSSQRQQGSASTRNTSKGEWKGWNQAV is encoded by the exons ATGGCATCGGCAACGCCCGCGCCTATCGACACCGACTCGGAACTCGCGCCTCCCTCTCCGACCGtcctcgccgtcgattcgccGCCAACCGACCCCAagcaagtcgacgtcgcaacgCAGGCGCGTCTCGAAGCGCTCCTCGAAGCGGCgggcgtcgtctcgtcgaccgAGGAGGCGCGACGCGCTCTCGCCGACCCCGAGATCCTTCGACGCCTCACGAACAGCGTCTCGTCGGcgctcgacgaagcggcggccGCCCTATCGCGCATACGCACGGAAAACGAGCAAGCGGAGCCGCgccacgccgccgccgccgaagaggGTTCGGGGCCCCCCGGCGGCGCggacgattcgacggcggcggcgccgcgaCGCAATTCGCTCGCCGATCTCTACGCTtcgggcgacgtcggcgcgctGAGTCGACTTTTGACGGACGGCAAGGGGCTCCACGATCTTTCGATCGAGGAGAGCGATTCCCTACTGAGTCTCGCCTGTTCGGCCGGCTATTTCGAGTTGGCGCAAGTGCTTCTCGCCATGCGATCGggaggaaacgacgaag GTTTTTTGAAGtgcgattcgacggcgctGATGGAAGCGGCGAGCGCCGGTCACGTGGACATCGTGAAACTGCTGAAGGAACACGGAGCGGACGTGAACGCCCAATCGGAGGCGGGCAACACGGCGTTGACGTACGCCGCGTGCGGCGgcttcgaagacgtcgtcgag GTTCTCTTGGATGCCGGTGCGAAGATCGAGGAGCAGAACGAGAGCGGTCACACGCCGCTGATGGAGGCGGCGAGCGCCGGTcacgtgggcgtggctaaGTTGCTGATCGAGCACGGGGCCAAGGTGAATACGCCGTCGAACGAGTTCAAGGAGACGGCGCTGACGCTCGCTGCCTATAAGG GGCATGCTGACATGGTGAAGTTTCTCTTGGAGAACGGCGCCGATAAGGAACACAAGACCGACGAGATGCACAACGCGCTGATGGAAGCGTGCATG GATGGCCACGTGGAAGTGGCGACGATTTTGCTCAATCACGGTGCCCAA aTCAATATGCCGGTGGACGGCTTCGAAGCTCCACTCACTTTGGCCGCGTGCGGCGGTCACACGGACTTGGCTCGCTTGCTCATCGACTGCGGCGCCAATTTGGAAGAACTCAACGACGAAGG TTACACGCCTTTGATGGAGGCTGCGCGTgaaggaaatgacgtcatgtgcCTGCTGGTGGAAAGCG GTGCCAACGTGAACGCAATCACGGAGGAGACCCAAGAGACGCCGCTGAGTCTAGCGTGCTGTGGAGGCGTCGTAGAAGTGGCAACCTATCTACTGGACCacg GTGCTGATATTGAGCTTGGCGCTTCGACTCCGATTATGGAGGCGGCTCAAGAGGGGCACTACGATCTCGTCAAGGTTCTCTTGGAGCGTGGAGCCAAGGCGAATGCCGTCTCCTCCAATGGGGATTCGGCACTCGTTCTCTGCTGTAGCAACGGACACAcggacgtcgccgaactTCTTCTCAACGCTGGAGCCGACTTG GAACACAAGGCGGAGGGTGGAAGAACGCCGCTGATGAAAGCGGCGCGAGCCGGACACCTATCGACGACTCAGTTCCTCATATCAAGAG gggCGGTCGTGAATCGCAAGACGGCAAATAACGATCACACGGTTCTTTCTCTCGCCTGCGCCGGCGGTCATCTTCCCATCGTGGAGCTGCTTCTCGCGCGCGGCGCCGATCCAACTCACATCCTCAAG GATTCTTCTACTATGCTGatcgaagcgtcgaaggGAGGTCACGTGGATGTAGCGGCTCTCCTTCTCAATCACGGAAGCGGTCACGCGGCACCGCCGcctcccgccgccgccgccaccccGTCCGTCAAATCCAAAATGCAGACGGCAAAATCCGCTCAACTGAcagcaaaaatcaaaaaatctcaAAAAGCGcccgtcattgtcgtcgacgatcatccGGGACCACCCAAACCGTCTCccgtcgcgccgccgtcgtcatcagcgacgtcgtccatcgacgcggcgacgtttccatcgttcgcgtcgattccGCCGACGGCGCTCTACACCGGCATGGGCTTGACGGAAACGGACGCGATTGCCATGGCGACGGAGTTGAATCGTCGTTTcattccgccgccgccgacgcgctcgccgccgcgtctttccgtcgacgaaatcgaggAGCGAATCAGTCCCGAAGGACAGGAGAAGCCGAGAatcgcgtcggcgtcggcgggagctgtgacgtcatcgtcaacgacgacgacgtcgacgtcttcgtcgattatCAATTCTCTCGCGTTGGAATCGGGCGCCGAGACGTTGCAACAATTCGCGTTGATGGCGAAGAAGtttgcggcggcggagacggcgacggcggcgacgacgtccggcgacgacgctcccGGACACGGGTTCAATTTCACGTTCAACGGTGCGGAGGGGGCAGGCGCGGGGCAGGTAGATTCGTTGGAATTTGCTACTCCCGATCTTCCTTCAGAGGCGACGGCCGCGGCGTTGGGATTGAGCGGAAAGGGCGCGGGATTCCAACCGGCGGGAGTGCTCGCCGGCGCGGAAGAAGCGCAATACG atCTTGGTACGTTCAAGCCGTCGTTCTGCACTCAcgatcatcgtcatcatcatcatcatcatcatcatcaccatcatcatGATTCTCCTCAGCCTCAGCCTCAGCCGCAGGTGGAACAGCAGCCGCCTTCTTCCTATGAGCGCTACATGGATACCGTGGACTATCCCGGGCTGCGACGTCAACCGGCGCTTCCCGCTGGTCCGCCGATCGATATCGACATGCAAACGGAGAGCAATCACGATACGGCGTTGACTCTGGCGTGCGCTGGGGGTCACGACGATCTGGTGGAGCTTCTGTTGAGAAAAGGCGCCGATTTAGAACACAGAGACAAAAAGG GGTATACTCCATTGATTTTGGCCGCTACGGCTGGTCATTCGACGACGGTTGATATTCTGCTTCAACACGGGGCCGTTATAGAGGCGCAGTCCGATCGAACGAAGGACACCGCTCTTTCGTTGGCTTGCTCAGGCGGACGGTTAGAG gTTGTTGATATTCTGTTGGCTCACAATGCTGACTACGAGCATCGCAACGTGTCCGACTACACGCCGTTGAGTCTCGCCGCGTCCGGCGGATTCGTGAACACGATCAAGACCCTATTGGCTCACGGTGCGGAAATCAACTCAAG AACGGGCAGCAAATTGGGCATCTCGCCTCTCATGCTCGCCGCCATGAACGGCCACACGGCCGCCGTCAAACTCCTCCTCGATCGCGGCAGCGACATCAACGCTCAAATCGAGACGAATCGCAACACGGCGCTGACGCTCGCCTGCTTCCAGGGTCGCCACGAAGTCGTCCAGCTCCtcatcgatcgtcgcgcgaaCATCGAACATCGCGCGAAAACGGGCCTGACGCCGCTCATGGAAGCGGCGTCGGGCGGCTACGTCGAAGTCGGACAAATTCTCATACACAGCGGCGCCGACGCCAATGCGTCGcccgtgccgtcgtcgaaggacACGGCGCTGACGATCGCCGCCGACAAGGGCCACgggaaattcgtcgaattgtTGCTCAAGCGAAAGGCGCACTTCGACGTGCGGAATAAGAAGGGCGCGTCGCCGCTCTGGTTGGCGTGCAACGGGGGGCATTATGACGTCGTGCAGGCGCTGGTGAAGGCGGGAGCCGACGTCGATGTCGAGGATAATCGGAAGGTCTCCTGTCTGATGGCGGCGTTTCGAAAGGCGCACGTGAAAGTCGTCAAGTATATGGTGAAGGTCGTTAATCAGTTTCCTAACGATTCGGATCTTTTGAGAGTGATATCGGCGATGCCAGACATG gaaCTTGCTAAGAAGTCAAATCTTTGTCGTGACATCATCGTTACGGCGCGCGATCGGCAGGCGGCCGAGGCGAATCGGCACGCGAATAGTCTCCTTCGCGAGCTCGCCATGGAGCGCATGAAGGAGGAGAATCGCAAGGAGGCGGtggcgcgtcgtcgcgacaagcgaaagcgacagaaacagcgacgaaatcaggagaaagaagaacgcGAGCGCGCTAAAATGACTCAACGTACAGAGCCGGACGGAAGTgaaacagcgacgacgacgccaccggcggcggcggcggcgacgccgttcgcGGGAAAAGTCGAAGTGACGACAATTACggcggaaaacgaagaagaggcggtgacggcaccggcggcggcgacggcggctcCTACGAAGGcagtttcgtcgtcgacggcacgcgTTTCTAAGAGACAGCAAA GCAAAGAGTCCAAAGGATCGCGGCGGAATCGACGTTTATCCTCCGGTGCAAATTCCGTCGAGTCTTCGAAaccggcggcgtcggcggctactccttcgtcgccgccgcagtCGCACgagtcgtcggcgacggcgagtccGCGCGGTAAGGGCGTTCGTCGGCCCGAAGACGGCTGGAAAGAAGTCGTTCGAAA GTCTAAGAGGATGGTTATTCCGGCGTCCGTTGTGAATCGGATTATTGGGCGGGGAGGCGTGACGCTGACGGCGGTTCGCGAAGCGACGGGAGCGCACATCGATTTGGACAAGGCGCGATCGGCGCAAGAGAGAATTGTGACTATAAA GGGTTCAACTGACGCTGTACGCGTCGCTAGCAACACGCTGACGTCGCTCATTAGAGAACCGGATCGCGAAGTCTACGATATTCTTCCGAAGCAGcccgcgccgccgccgccgccgccggctccGTCGAGCGCCGCGACGCGAAGAACTCGAGACCCTGttccatcatcatcatcgacaacgacgtcacttccttcctccgccgtcgccagCGCTCCAATGCCGCCGCCAGTAACGCCGCTCCATTTTCCTAATGTTTCGTCTCGGCAGCAGCAAACGAAATCTCAGAACGTCGCAGTCAAGTTTCCCGCgaagacagcgacgacgactacgacgacgtctaaACCGGCGCCTGTAACCGTAACAGTCGCCGCGCCAATGAAACCAAAATTCCAGCCACCCGTCaaaacgtcgagaaatttcacCGCTCCATCGCCCgtagcaacgacgacgacgacaacgacgacgacggcagtagcagcgacgacgcaaAAGCCACCCATCAAACGGCAACTCTTCTCCAccgcggcagcggcggcaccACCAACTCGACAACagcgtgccgccgccgtcgccgctgcttCTGCGCCGTCAAACCGCGCgcaaccgccgccgtcgacgcaaaACCGATCGAACGTCTCCGTCACGACACAAGTCGTGCCGTCGCCCGTCGCCACTCCGGCGTGGACGCCGAACCGGAATGTGTGGAATACAGGCGGAAGTCAGAAAACCGTTACTATAACCGAAGCGAAACCGAGTGCCGTTTCCGTGGCGAcgactatgacgtcattcacaCCGTTGTCTCATTTCGAGCCGCTAATTCccgccgcttcgacgtccggttcgtcgtcgaaagctCCGTCGCCTTTGCAATCGCCGTCtgccgtcacgacgacgacgacgacgacggcagcgtCGCCTGTCGGcgcttcgccgtcgtcgaatcagAGCAAGTCGCCGGTGCCGATTCCGGGACCGAAGACGTCGCAGAAACcgatcggcggcgagcgtGCGCGCGAatcgccttcgccgtcgtcgggtGCGACGGAAGAGAAAGCCGTTTTGCCGATCGGGACggagcggcagcagcagcagcaaatcATGGAGCCCGTCGCTATGCCGAACGTTTCCGGTTCTGCGGTGATGAGTCGAGGTGGTGTGACCAtggcggcgccgacgacgacggcgataaaAGCTCCGAAACCGATTGGGACGGAGAGAAGAACGGCGCGGCGTTCGGAACGAGCCGAACCCGTTCCAACGGCGATAGTGACTCCAGATTCAG gTCGTCCGTCTCACACGTTTAATCCTCCGTGGGGCATTCCGACTTTCAGACCAG atgCTCCTGTCAGTTGGTCGTTGAGCGGTGTTCCGGTTCCTTCGCAGatggcggcagcggcagcagcgtCTCTTCCGgcaccgccgcctcctccgccgcccgTTTCGCATCCGCATCACGGGCGCATGCCTCATTACGGCGGACTCAATTCGCTTGCCACACTGCTGGACAAACTCTCCCTGACCAAACACCTAGATCTATTTCAG caAAATGAAATCGACTTGGACGCTCTCATGCTCATGTCAGAAAAGGATTACGCAGAAATCGGCCTACCAAAG GGACCTCGTATCAAACTTCTCAatgcgacgcgacgccgcgtcgacgacacgggcagcggcagcggcgaacCATTTACGTCgcctctgacgtcaccgtctcCAGTCACCTCAACGCCCGTCGCCTTTGCTCCGTACGCGTCGTCGGGATCCGGAGAACTGGGCGgcggcgtgacgacgacgcagagctcggcgacggcgacgcagGCGACAGGACAAAGATGGGACAGTGGATCGTCATCGTCTGGAagtggtggcggcggcggcggaatgCGCAGTAATGCGGCGGCacagacgtcgacgtcgtcatctcaGCGACAGCAGGGGTCTGCTTCGACGAGGAATACTTCAAAG GGAGAGTGGAAAGGATGGAATCAAGCTGTGTAG